The Toxorhynchites rutilus septentrionalis strain SRP chromosome 3, ASM2978413v1, whole genome shotgun sequence genome includes a region encoding these proteins:
- the LOC129780218 gene encoding uncharacterized protein LOC129780218: MAGITLELSLLLLLLFAGTIVAGNCGQKKAIAQQFISHGYKSLIGAWPWHGAMFHRYTLSTAYACGVTILTERFVITAAHCTIDPIERQQLPASRICVKIGLTNLEAPERYAQQHDVDRIVRHDSYDEQTFEDDIALLKLQTEIMYTDYVQPICLGQGTGEQQNSAPQTGFIVGWGLDENFGLPKDLQETSAPIVSKKECIESDPEHYKRVYHEGKTFCAGHQNGTAAGPGDSGGGLFVHVGKRWVLRGIISNGKADPNTLIIDRSSLVVFTDVIYYLNWIKSHVGIDINNRFDTDNGGDVLESNAGFNNLLGIEGCGQDSYPFLTPEELKRAFNQYPWLVVVEHLNLMTYTLEDFCHGVLIHPKFVLTAAHCVRRRHFSTIRSVRLNDYRLDTLIDIFRIDGKIVRTIPERIAVQRLSAHPFHDKFSNNIALIKLSRPTAMTPICLPPRGSFTPTNKSFIIVGWKKTLRLEKHLFRNMVQIADLDACREIYAGKTVALAVDGSQICSAYNHDDGRDRCSPYLGSAPLAYVGGVSPAVGRYFLAAISSFGYANCKREDIPDVFSSVDYYADWIYDMVRRNE, translated from the exons ATGGCTGGAATCACACTCGAACTTAGTCTGCTGTTGTTGCTTCTTTTTGCGGGAACAATTGTCG CTGGAAACTGCGGCCAAAAGAAAGCAATTGCCCAACAATTCATCAGTCACGGATACAAATCATTGATAGGAGCGTGGCCCTGGCATGGAGCCATGTTTCATCGGTATACACTATCGACTGCGTACGCCTGCGGCGTCACAATCCTAACGGAGCGCTTCGTGATTACGGCTGCCCATTGTACAATCGATCCGATCGAGAGACAGCAGTTACCGGCGAGTCGAATATGCGTTAAAATTGGACTAACCAATTTGGAGGCACCTGAGCGGTATGCTCAACAGCATGACGTGGACAGGATCGTACGCCATGACAGCTACGACGAGCAGACTTTCGAAGATGACATCGCGTTGTTGAAGCTGCAGACGGAGATTATGTACACCGACTATGTACAGCCGATATGTTTGGGGCAAGGCACTGGTGAACAGCAGAACAGCGCGCCTCAGACTGGATTCATTGTGGGCTGGGGTTTAGACGAGAACTTTGGATTGCCGAAGGATTTGCAAGAAACGTCGGCACCGATCGTTTCGAAAAAAGAGTGCATCGAAAGTGATCCTGAACATTATAAAAGAGTGTACCACGAAGGGAAAACTTTTTGCGCCGGACATCAGAATGGTACCGCGGCTGGCCCCGGTGATAGTGGTGGTGGTCTGTTTGTACACGTGGGGAAGCGCTGGGTGCTACGAGGAATCATAAGCAATGGAAAGGCTGACCCGAACACGTTGATAATCGATAGAAGTAGTTTGGTGGTATTCACGGACGTTATATACTATTTAAACTGGATCAAATCGCATGTGGgaatcgatataaacaatcgCTTCGATACTGACAATGGAGGCGATGTATTGGAGTCAAACGCCGGTTTTAATAATCTGCTTGGGATTGAGGGATGTGGCCAGGACTCGTACCCTTTCCTGACACCTGAAGAGCTGAAACGAGCCTTCAATCAATATCCTTGGCTGGTGGTAGTTGAGCATCTGAACCTGATGACCTATACATTGGAGGATTTCTGTCACGGAGTGTTGATTCATCCTAAGTTTGTACTCACTGCGGCGCACTGCGTTCGAAGGAGACATTTCTCCACTAT CCGCTCAGTTCGGCTAAACGACTATCGGCTCGATACTTTGATCGACATATTCAGAATCGATGGAAAAATCGTTAGAACCATTCCGGAGCGAATAGCGGTCCAACGACTGTCAGCGCATCCATTCCAcgacaaattttccaacaacatCGCACTCATCAAGTTGAGCCGTCCGACAGCGATGACGCCAATATGTCTACCGCCGAGAGGATCCTTCACGCCCACGAACAAATCCTTCATCATTGTCGGCTGGAAGAAGACGCTTCGACTGGAGAAGCACTTGTTCCGAAACATGGTCCAAATAGCGGACTTGGATGCGTGCCGGGAGATATACGCGGGAAAAACAGTCGCTCTCGCCGTGGATGGAAGTCAAATTTGCAGCGCTTACAATCACGATGATGGCCGCGATCGCTGTTCGCCCTATTTGGGATCGGCACCACTTGCTTACGTGGGTGGCGTATCGCCGGCAGTGGGTCGCTATTTCCTGGCGGCGATCTCCAGCTTCGGATACGCTAACTGCAAACGAGAGGATATCCCTGACGTTTTCAGCAGTGTTGACTATTATGCTGATTGGATTTATGACATGGTGAGGCGAAATGAGTGA